The Xiphophorus couchianus chromosome 5, X_couchianus-1.0, whole genome shotgun sequence genome includes a region encoding these proteins:
- the stn1 gene encoding CST complex subunit STN1 produces MQAAAMDPADEPPAMLWGMDPIFSAFARLFVRDILQMTESIQVPGIYFYNLHPIYKVDVLGTVVYKRERDDFFCYGVDDGTGVINCLCWKSNLLKEEEDPSKSGTKHSDAAEGGFDPVAELRKLRQKQRKRCHLEIGELIRVRGPVKTSRQQREIMASTYYKVDDAVMAVQIAWMMEVPQLYKLFYDKRFQLDAAGDSAETSLSKATNVIKDFLKQRLVAKFRPYDVQDLLQPLISSRLQTQEAVAGPSGCQQLNQLLKEVLQVLQDEGTVYRKVKSQDEVYHVTIQDKDLLIAVKDIIREDSKREKYAEKGCHILHILSAVRQRYSLNVSKAALELVLQTLECDSDIVSTSDSHYIAF; encoded by the exons TCCGCCTTTGCTCGGCTGTTTGTCAGGGACATCCTGCAGATGACAGAGTCCATACAGGTTCCAG GCATTTATTTCTACAATTTGCATCCGATCTACAAAGTGGATGTTCTTGGAACAGTGGTTTACAAAAGGGAGAGAGACGACTTCTTCTGTTATGGAG TGGATGATGGTACTGGAGTTATAAACTGTCTGTGCTGGAAAAGTAACCTATTGAAAGAAGAAGAGGATCCCAGTAAAT CTGGGACGAAACACAGTGATGCCGCCGAAGGTGGGTTCGATCCGGTCGCAGAGCTTAGAAAACTCCGACAGAAACAACGCAAACGTTGCCACCTGGAGATCGGAGAGCTGATCCGGGTTCGAGGGCCTGTGAAGACGTCGAGGCAACAGAGAGAAATCATGGCTTCCACCTACT ATAAGGTGGACGACGCAGTGATGGCGGTCCAGATAGCCTGGATGATGGAGGTCCCTCAGCTCTACAAGCTGTTTTACGACAAGCGCTTCCAGCTCGACGCAGCAGG AGACTCAGCAGAAACTTCTCTTAGCAAAGCAACAAACGTCATTAAGGACTTCCTGAAGCAGAGGTTGGTGGCTAAGTTCAGACCGTACGACGTCCAGGATCTGCTGCAGCCTCTGATCTCCAGCCGGCTCCAAACTCAG GAGGCTGTTGCTGGTCCGTCTGGCTGCCAGCAGCTCAACCAGCTCCTGAAGGAGGTTCTGCAGGTCCTGCAGGACGAAGGCACCGTGTACCGCAAGGTCAAGTCCCAGGATGAAGTGTATCAT GTGACCATACAAGACAAAGATCTGCTCATAGCGGTCAAAGATATCATCAGGGAGGAttcaaagagagaaaagt ACGCGGAGAAGGGTTGCCACATCTTGCACATCCTGTCGGCGGTCAGGCAGCGCTACAGCCTCAATGTGAGCAAGGCGGCCCTGGAGCTCGTCCTACAGACGCTGGAGTGTGACAGCGACATCGTCAGCACCAGTGACAGCCACTACATCGCCTTCTGA